In one Nocardia tengchongensis genomic region, the following are encoded:
- a CDS encoding Ig-like domain-containing protein, with protein MAHRVIARGMAACAATTTAAGALALFGAGVAQADAGTITWSDGSSQFTRTVSNTTPAEGDTVTVSTKFERTSWTDEFIYNIKDRHAACLTYVTGSAKMTGNDGDYPYADPEVKADEGNGYGYVRVSFGVTDWSVQNRPGFHRSPIFTVQYKVGHDCARGAALTSGMDYGGSLGSGNYGTKGPSITVGKNATTTTLAAVSNARVGVATTLSATVTGGSAGDPVDFYDGTTKIGSGALDAAGTATFQWTPAVKGDHTLSAQYVGTAAAGGSKSANVTAQVSEQNATSTVNLAAGSGAQVGKATTLTATVNPAAAGGTVEIKDGDTSLAIVPVGNDGTAAYQWTPAAAGAHTLTATFSGRDGVTGSSTTTQVSVAEAPVQNTASTTTLAPVSGAQVGKAVAVSATVKPGTAGGSVTFKDGNTVVGTAQCLR; from the coding sequence ATGGCACACAGAGTAATTGCACGCGGCATGGCCGCCTGCGCCGCGACCACCACCGCGGCGGGCGCGCTGGCACTGTTCGGCGCCGGCGTGGCCCAGGCGGACGCGGGGACGATCACCTGGAGCGACGGCTCCTCGCAGTTCACCCGCACGGTCAGCAACACCACTCCCGCCGAGGGCGACACCGTCACGGTCAGCACCAAGTTCGAACGCACCAGTTGGACCGACGAATTCATCTACAACATCAAGGACCGGCACGCCGCGTGCCTGACCTACGTCACGGGCTCGGCCAAGATGACCGGCAACGACGGCGACTATCCGTACGCCGATCCCGAGGTCAAGGCCGATGAGGGCAACGGGTACGGCTATGTGCGGGTGTCGTTCGGCGTCACCGACTGGTCGGTTCAGAACCGCCCCGGGTTCCACCGCTCCCCCATCTTCACCGTCCAGTACAAGGTCGGCCACGACTGCGCCCGCGGCGCGGCTCTGACCAGCGGCATGGACTACGGCGGGTCGCTGGGGTCGGGCAACTACGGCACCAAGGGTCCCTCGATCACGGTCGGCAAGAACGCCACCACCACCACGCTGGCCGCCGTCAGCAATGCCCGAGTCGGGGTGGCGACCACGTTGAGCGCGACCGTCACCGGCGGCTCGGCGGGCGACCCGGTCGACTTCTACGACGGCACAACCAAGATCGGCTCCGGGGCGCTGGACGCGGCCGGCACGGCGACCTTCCAGTGGACCCCCGCGGTGAAGGGCGACCACACCCTCTCCGCCCAGTACGTCGGCACCGCGGCCGCCGGCGGCTCCAAGTCCGCCAACGTCACCGCACAGGTCTCCGAGCAGAACGCGACCTCGACGGTGAACCTGGCCGCCGGTTCCGGCGCGCAGGTCGGCAAGGCGACCACACTGACCGCCACCGTGAACCCGGCCGCGGCGGGGGGCACCGTCGAGATCAAGGACGGCGACACCTCCCTGGCCATCGTCCCGGTCGGCAACGACGGTACCGCCGCCTACCAGTGGACCCCCGCCGCCGCGGGCGCGCACACCCTGACGGCCACCTTCTCCGGACGCGACGGCGTCACCGGATCCTCGACCACCACGCAGGTCAGCGTCGCCGAGGCGCCGGTCCAGAACACCGCCTCGACCACCACGCTGGCCCCGGTGTCGGGCGCGCAGGTCGGCAAGGCGGTCGCGGTGAGCGCGACGGTCAAGCCCGGAACCGCCGGGGGCAGTGTCACTTTCAAGGACGGCAACACCGTCGTCGGCACCGCCCAGTGTCTCCGGTGA